One Malus sylvestris chromosome 14, drMalSylv7.2, whole genome shotgun sequence DNA segment encodes these proteins:
- the LOC126600993 gene encoding spore wall protein 2-like isoform X2 has product MEDKTEYKREEIEKVQKEERFMVMKTKDVEPGDLKEEKTEVELESKTKSVVKEKSKHEKDEDKHKDADEEKSKKKDKDKTKKEKKKEKDNEAGESEEDKKEDKEEKKKKNKEKNEDKEDDIEGGEKEKKKKDKKDKGKDLEEGEKVDDEKEGKKKEKKDKDEENDGDDKKKGKMKKDEDEKKKKHKGDDEKEKKSDEVKGDDNKKGEKKKEKDDKKKKHKDGGDEKEKKSDEQKDDKKEGKKKKDKEDKKKKHKNEEDEEEVKAEVTSREIDIEDNVKESKGEAEETHKDEGKDDKKKKHKGGDDETEKKSDEVKGDDDKKEGEKKKDDKKKKHKGGDGEKEKSDEVKGDGNKKEGEKKKDKDDKKKKHKDGDDEKEKKSDEQKDDKKEGKKKKDKEDKKKKHKNEEDEEEVKAEVTSREIDTEENVKESKGEEEEETQKDEGKEGKEKKDKEKKVKGEKGEKGEKKRKVDKKDKGSDVVKLKQKLEKINGKIEGLLEKKSDIMRQIKEAESASLTVAEKPTEAAA; this is encoded by the exons ATGGAAGACAAAACTGAATATAAACGAGAAGAAATTGAAAAGGTTCAAAAGGAAGAACGGTTTATGGTGATGAAGACCAAGGATGTAGAACCAGGCGACCTGAAGGAGGAGAAGACTGAAGTGGAACTTGAATCTAAGACCAAGTCAGTGGTAAAAGAAAAGTCGAAACATGAAAAGGATGAGGATAAACATAAGGATGCAGATGAGGagaaatcgaagaagaaggATAAAGACAAaacgaagaaggaaaagaagaaagagaaggataATGAAGCGGGAGAGagtgaagaagataaaaaggaggacaaggaagagaagaagaaaaagaacaaggagaagaacgaaGATAAAGAAGATGATATAGAAGggggagaaaaagagaaaaagaagaaggataaGAAGGACAAAGGTAAAGATTTAGAGGAAGGGGAAAAGGTGGATGATGAAAaagaagggaagaagaaggagaagaaagacaAGGATGAGGAAAACGACGGTGATGataagaaaaaaggaaagatgAAGAAAGACGAGgatgagaaaaagaagaaacacaAGGGCGATGAtgaaaaagagaagaagagcGATGAGGTAAAAG GTGACGACAAtaaaaaaggagagaagaagaaagagaaggatgataaaaagaagaaacacaAGGATGGTGGTGAtgaaaaagagaagaagagcGATGAACAAAAAGATgacaagaaagaaggaaagaagaagaaagacaaggaggacaaaaagaagaaacacaaaaatgaagaggatgaggaggaggtCAAGGCTGAAGTTACTTCCAGGGAGATTGACATTGAAGATAATGTAAAGGAATCAAAGGGTGAAGCAGAGGAGACGCATAAGGATGAAGGAAAGGAcgataaaaagaagaaacacaAGGGCGGTGATGATGAAACAGAGAAGAAGAGTGATGAGGTAAAAGGTGACGATGATAAAAAAGAaggggagaagaagaaagacgataaaaagaagaaacacaAGGGTGGTGATGGCGAAAAGGAGAAGAGCGATGAAGTAAAAGGTGACGGCAATAAAAAAGAaggggagaagaagaaagacaaggatgataaaaagaagaaacacaAGGACGGTGATGAtgaaaaagagaagaagagcGATGAGCAAAAAGATGacaaaaaagaaggaaagaagaagaaggacaaggaggacaaaaagaagaaacacaaaaatgaagaggatgaggaggaggtCAAGGCTGAAGTTACTTCCAGGGAGATTGACACTGAAGAAAATGTAAAGGAATCAAAGggtgaagaagaggaggagacgcagaaagatgaaggaaaggagggtaaagagaagaaagataaagagaaaAAGGTGAAGggggagaagggggagaagggcgagaagaaaaggaaagtcGATAAAAAGGACAAAGGCAGTGATGTTGTAAAGCTGAAACAGAAGCTAGAGAAGATCAATGGCAAAATAGAAGGCCTACTTGAGAAAAAGTCAGACATCATGAGGCAGATAAAAGAAGCTGAAAGTGCAAGCCTCACTGTTGCTGAGAAGCCCACAGAAGCAGCAGCATAG
- the LOC126600993 gene encoding uncharacterized protein LOC126600993 isoform X1: MEDKTEYKREEIEKVQKEERFMVMKTKDVEPGDLKEEKTEVELESKTKSVVKEKSKHEKDEDKHKDADEEKSKKKDKDKTKKEKKKEKDNEAGESEEDKKEDKEEKKKKNKEKNEDKEDDIEGGEKEKKKKDKKDKGKDLEEGEKVDDEKEGKKKEKKDKDEENDGDDKKKGKMKKDEDEKKKKHKGDDEKEKKSDEVKGDYDKKEGEKKKDKDDKKKKHKGGGDEKGKKSDEVKGDDNKKGEKKKEKDDKKKKHKDGGDEKEKKSDEQKDDKKEGKKKKDKEDKKKKHKNEEDEEEVKAEVTSREIDIEDNVKESKGEAEETHKDEGKDDKKKKHKGGDDETEKKSDEVKGDDDKKEGEKKKDDKKKKHKGGDGEKEKSDEVKGDGNKKEGEKKKDKDDKKKKHKDGDDEKEKKSDEQKDDKKEGKKKKDKEDKKKKHKNEEDEEEVKAEVTSREIDTEENVKESKGEEEEETQKDEGKEGKEKKDKEKKVKGEKGEKGEKKRKVDKKDKGSDVVKLKQKLEKINGKIEGLLEKKSDIMRQIKEAESASLTVAEKPTEAAA, encoded by the coding sequence ATGGAAGACAAAACTGAATATAAACGAGAAGAAATTGAAAAGGTTCAAAAGGAAGAACGGTTTATGGTGATGAAGACCAAGGATGTAGAACCAGGCGACCTGAAGGAGGAGAAGACTGAAGTGGAACTTGAATCTAAGACCAAGTCAGTGGTAAAAGAAAAGTCGAAACATGAAAAGGATGAGGATAAACATAAGGATGCAGATGAGGagaaatcgaagaagaaggATAAAGACAAaacgaagaaggaaaagaagaaagagaaggataATGAAGCGGGAGAGagtgaagaagataaaaaggaggacaaggaagagaagaagaaaaagaacaaggagaagaacgaaGATAAAGAAGATGATATAGAAGggggagaaaaagagaaaaagaagaaggataaGAAGGACAAAGGTAAAGATTTAGAGGAAGGGGAAAAGGTGGATGATGAAAaagaagggaagaagaaggagaagaaagacaAGGATGAGGAAAACGACGGTGATGataagaaaaaaggaaagatgAAGAAAGACGAGgatgagaaaaagaagaaacacaAGGGCGATGAtgaaaaagagaagaagagcGATGAGGTAAAAGGTGACTACGATAAAAAAGAaggggagaagaagaaagacaaggacgataaaaagaagaaacacaAGGGTGGTGGTGATGAAAAAGGGAAGAAGAGCGATGAGGTAAAAGGTGACGACAAtaaaaaaggagagaagaagaaagagaaggatgataaaaagaagaaacacaAGGATGGTGGTGAtgaaaaagagaagaagagcGATGAACAAAAAGATgacaagaaagaaggaaagaagaagaaagacaaggaggacaaaaagaagaaacacaaaaatgaagaggatgaggaggaggtCAAGGCTGAAGTTACTTCCAGGGAGATTGACATTGAAGATAATGTAAAGGAATCAAAGGGTGAAGCAGAGGAGACGCATAAGGATGAAGGAAAGGAcgataaaaagaagaaacacaAGGGCGGTGATGATGAAACAGAGAAGAAGAGTGATGAGGTAAAAGGTGACGATGATAAAAAAGAaggggagaagaagaaagacgataaaaagaagaaacacaAGGGTGGTGATGGCGAAAAGGAGAAGAGCGATGAAGTAAAAGGTGACGGCAATAAAAAAGAaggggagaagaagaaagacaaggatgataaaaagaagaaacacaAGGACGGTGATGAtgaaaaagagaagaagagcGATGAGCAAAAAGATGacaaaaaagaaggaaagaagaagaaggacaaggaggacaaaaagaagaaacacaaaaatgaagaggatgaggaggaggtCAAGGCTGAAGTTACTTCCAGGGAGATTGACACTGAAGAAAATGTAAAGGAATCAAAGggtgaagaagaggaggagacgcagaaagatgaaggaaaggagggtaaagagaagaaagataaagagaaaAAGGTGAAGggggagaagggggagaagggcgagaagaaaaggaaagtcGATAAAAAGGACAAAGGCAGTGATGTTGTAAAGCTGAAACAGAAGCTAGAGAAGATCAATGGCAAAATAGAAGGCCTACTTGAGAAAAAGTCAGACATCATGAGGCAGATAAAAGAAGCTGAAAGTGCAAGCCTCACTGTTGCTGAGAAGCCCACAGAAGCAGCAGCATAG
- the LOC126600073 gene encoding syntaxin-132-like, which produces MNDLLTDTFEIPRGQASRDGDIELGAHASMNSGELGLENFFKKVQEIEKQNEKLDKLLKKLQGAHEESKAITKAPSMKSIKQRMEKDVDEVGKVARWIKSKIEELDKENLANRQKAGCGKGTGVDRSRTATTLALKKKLKDKMAEFQTLRETIHQEYRDVVERRVFTVTGARADEETIERLIETGDSEQIFQKAIQEQGRGQIMDTLAEIQERHDAVRDLEKKLLDLQQIFMDMAVLVDAQGELLDNIETQVSSAVDHVQQGNTALQKAKKLQKNSRKWMCIAILILLIIVAIIVVAVFKPWQSNKGA; this is translated from the exons ATGAACGACCTGCTAACG GATACTTTTGAGATCCCTCGGGGTCAAGCTTCGAGAGATGGGGATATTGAACTAGGAGCACATGCTTCAATGAATTCTGGAGAACTTGGTTTGGAGAATTTCTTCAAAAAG GTTCAAGAGATCGAGAAGCAAAATGAGAAGCTTGATAAGCTTTTGAAAAAGCTCCAG GGTGCACATGAGGAGTCCAAGGCTATTACTAAGGCTCCTTCAATGAAAT CAATCAAGCAACGGATGGAAAAAGATGTCGATGAAGTTGGAAAAGTTGCTCGTTGGATAAAGTCAAAAATTGAAGAACTTGACAAAGAG AATTTAGCAAATAGACAGAAGGCTGGTTGCGGAAAAGGAACAGGTGTAGATAGATCCCGAACAGCAACAACCCT TGCcttgaaaaagaaattaaaggaCAAGATGGCTGAATTTCAG ACTCTAAGGGAAACCATCCATCAAGAGTATCGTGATGTTGTCGAGAGGCGAGTTTTTACAG TGACGGGCGCAAGAGCTGATGAAGAG ACAATTGAAAGATTAATCGAGACAGGGGACAGTGAACAAATTTTCCAAAAGGCAATCCAGGAACAAGGGCGAGGCCAG ATAATGGACACTCTGGCCGAAATTCAAGAGCGACATGATGCTGTTAGAGATCTTGAGAAGAAGCTTCTCGATTTACAACAG ATATTTATGGATATGGCGGTGCTGGTTGATGCACAAGGGGAATTGCTTGACAACATAGAAACCCAG GTATCAAGTGCAGTAGATCATGTACAGCAGGGGAATACCGCTCTTCAGAAGGCCAAGAAGCTACAAAAGAATTCGAGGAAATGGATGTGCATCGCGATACTCATTCTTCTTATCATCGTTGCAATCATTGTGGTGGCGGTGTTCAAGCCGTGGCAGAGCAACAAGGGTGCTTAA
- the LOC126600068 gene encoding uncharacterized protein LOC126600068 isoform X4: MTEIIPGLQGELPANSRKGIPFVGGNKKVAACAKHYVGDGGTTRGINENNTVINRHGLLSIHMPGYYDSIIKGVATIMVSYSSWNGVKMHANRDLVTGFLKNTLHFRGFVISDWEGNDRITSPPHANYSYSIQAGVNAGIDMVMIPYNYTEFIDGLTSLVKNGIIPMSRIDDAVKRILRVKFVMGLFEEPLADRSLVDQLGSKEHRELAREAVRRSLVLLKNGESADVPLLPLPKKASKILVAGSHADNLGYQCGGWTIEWQGLSGNNLTEGTTILSAIKNTVDPQTKVVYKENPDADFMKSNDFSYAIVVVGEHPYAETFGDSLNLTIPDPGPSAITNVCGSVKCVVIVISGRPVVIQPYVPLMDALVAAWLPGTEGQGVADVLFGDYGFTGKLSRTWFKTVDQLPMNVGDAHYDPLFPFGYGLTTTPANSN, encoded by the exons ATGACTGAGATCATACCTGGATTACAAGGGGAGTTACCAGCCAACTCTAGAAAGGGCATTCCCTTTGTGGGCGGAAA TAAAAAGGTTGCAGCGTGTGCAAAGCATTACGTCGGCGATGGAGGAACAACCAGGGGCATCAACGAGAATAACACTGTGATAAACAGACACGGCTTGCTCAGTATCCACATGCCAGGCTACTATGACTCAATTATCAAAGGGGTTGCAACTATTATGGTATCTTACTCGAGCTGGAATGGAGTAAAGATGCATGCTAATCGCGATCTTGTTACTGGCTTCCTTAAGAACACTCTTCATTTCAGG GGTTTTGTCATCTCAGATTGGGAGGGTAATGACAGGATCACGTCTCCACCTCATGCCAACTACTCATATTCAATTCAAGCAGGCGTCAATGCCGGAATTGACATG GTCATGATTCCATACAACTATACGGAATTTATTGACGGTCTAACCTCCCTGGTGAAAAATGGAATCATTCCCATGAGCAGAATTGATGATGCTGTAAAAAGAATTTTGCGGGTTAAGTTCGTCATGGGCTTATTTGAGGAACCGTTGGCTGATCGCAGCCTGGTCGACCAACTTGGGAGTAAG GAACACAGAGAATTAGCTAGGGAAGCTGTGAGGAGATCTCTAGTGCTTCTAAAGAACGGCGAATCTGCTGATGTGCCGTTGCTACCCCTTCCGAAGAAGGCATCTAAAATACTTGTAGCCGGTAGTCATGCAGATAACCTTGGTTATCAGTGTGGTGGGTGGACCATTGAGTGGCAGGGCTTAAGTGGCAACAATCTCACCGAAG GCACCACAATTCTTAGTGCCATAAAGAACACAGTGGATCCTCAAACCAAAGTAGTGTACAAGGAGAATCCTGATGCTGACTTTATGAAGTCGAATGATTTTTCATATGCCATCGTTGTGGTAGGGGAACACCCGTATGCAGAGACATTTGGTGACAGCCTAAACTTGACAATACCGGATCCTGGCCCGAGCGCCATCACAAATGTTTGCGGTTCTGTGAAATGTGTTGTTATCGTCATCTCTGGCCGTCCTGTTGTGATCCAACCATATGTTCCCTTGATGGATGCTCTTGTTGCAGCTTGGCTTCCAGGAACGGAAGGGCAGGGCGTAGCTGATGTTTTATTTGGTGACTATGGCTTCACGGGCAAGCTTTCTCGAACCTGGTTCAAAACCGTTGATCAGCTGCCGATGAATGTAGGAGACGCACATTATGACCCTCTCTTCCCCTTTGGATATGGCCTCACTACAACACCGGCCAattccaactag
- the LOC126600068 gene encoding uncharacterized protein LOC126600068 isoform X3, with the protein MGQRNSNRDHTWLTRGDTSSEKGIPFVAGNKKVAACAKHYVGDGGTTRGINENNTVINRHGLLSIHMPGYYDSIIKGVATIMVSYSSWNGVKMHANRDLVTGFLKNTLHFRGFVISDWEGNDRITSPPHANYSYSIQAGVNAGIDMVMIPYNYTEFIDGLTSLVKNGIIPMSRIDDAVKRILRVKFVMGLFEEPLADRSLVDQLGSKEHRELAREAVRRSLVLLKNGESADVPLLPLPKKASKILVAGSHADNLGYQCGGWTIEWQGLSGNNLTEGTTILSAIKNTVDPQTKVVYKENPDADFMKSNDFSYAIVVVGEHPYAETFGDSLNLTIPDPGPSAITNVCGSVKCVVIVISGRPVVIQPYVPLMDALVAAWLPGTEGQGVADVLFGDYGFTGKLSRTWFKTVDQLPMNVGDAHYDPLFPFGYGLTTTPANSN; encoded by the exons TAAAAAGGTTGCAGCGTGTGCAAAGCATTACGTCGGCGATGGAGGAACAACCAGGGGCATCAACGAGAATAACACTGTGATAAACAGACACGGCTTGCTCAGTATCCACATGCCAGGCTACTATGACTCAATTATCAAAGGGGTTGCAACTATTATGGTATCTTACTCGAGCTGGAATGGAGTAAAGATGCATGCTAATCGCGATCTTGTTACTGGCTTCCTTAAGAACACTCTTCATTTCAGG GGTTTTGTCATCTCAGATTGGGAGGGTAATGACAGGATCACGTCTCCACCTCATGCCAACTACTCATATTCAATTCAAGCAGGCGTCAATGCCGGAATTGACATG GTCATGATTCCATACAACTATACGGAATTTATTGACGGTCTAACCTCCCTGGTGAAAAATGGAATCATTCCCATGAGCAGAATTGATGATGCTGTAAAAAGAATTTTGCGGGTTAAGTTCGTCATGGGCTTATTTGAGGAACCGTTGGCTGATCGCAGCCTGGTCGACCAACTTGGGAGTAAG GAACACAGAGAATTAGCTAGGGAAGCTGTGAGGAGATCTCTAGTGCTTCTAAAGAACGGCGAATCTGCTGATGTGCCGTTGCTACCCCTTCCGAAGAAGGCATCTAAAATACTTGTAGCCGGTAGTCATGCAGATAACCTTGGTTATCAGTGTGGTGGGTGGACCATTGAGTGGCAGGGCTTAAGTGGCAACAATCTCACCGAAG GCACCACAATTCTTAGTGCCATAAAGAACACAGTGGATCCTCAAACCAAAGTAGTGTACAAGGAGAATCCTGATGCTGACTTTATGAAGTCGAATGATTTTTCATATGCCATCGTTGTGGTAGGGGAACACCCGTATGCAGAGACATTTGGTGACAGCCTAAACTTGACAATACCGGATCCTGGCCCGAGCGCCATCACAAATGTTTGCGGTTCTGTGAAATGTGTTGTTATCGTCATCTCTGGCCGTCCTGTTGTGATCCAACCATATGTTCCCTTGATGGATGCTCTTGTTGCAGCTTGGCTTCCAGGAACGGAAGGGCAGGGCGTAGCTGATGTTTTATTTGGTGACTATGGCTTCACGGGCAAGCTTTCTCGAACCTGGTTCAAAACCGTTGATCAGCTGCCGATGAATGTAGGAGACGCACATTATGACCCTCTCTTCCCCTTTGGATATGGCCTCACTACAACACCGGCCAattccaactag